The following are from one region of the Magallana gigas chromosome 6, xbMagGiga1.1, whole genome shotgun sequence genome:
- the LOC105333340 gene encoding HAUS augmin-like complex subunit 1 isoform X4, giving the protein MTEKHEEVQMWLEKMFAGDDVPEFELNASNITLLYNLMKCNEQADKDTQVLVEDYQLKAEEYNIEARRCEGVLKKMNLSIASLSQAGVISLRVIANLALILQVRDTTDTSFLLAMRHLEDEIYKVEEARIKEERNLQTLIDKIKVAMVKQSHLKKAMEVLEQKAACQQPETEKRTKDIHFIRSKAKEYKDKIKQMQTTLHTLKVDPSIYHHSLVKSSKELEKLQEELSPLQVKLQTYSSLPPVGLIINQS; this is encoded by the exons ATGACAGAAAAACATGAGGAG GTACAAATGTGGCTGGAGAAAATGTTTGCTGGAGATGACGTACCAGAGTTTGAGCTAAATGCTTCTAATATTACTCTGCTGTATAACTTGATGAAATGCAATGAACAGGCAGACAAAGACACACAAGTCTTGGTGGAGGATTATCAACTTAAGGCCGAGGAGTACAATATAGAGG CCAGAAGATGTGAGGGAGTTCTGAAGAAGATGAATTTGTCAATTGCCAGTTTGTCCCAGGCTGGAGTTATTTCCCTTAGGGTGATAGCCAATCTGGCCCTTATTCTACAAGTCAGGGACACCACAGACACAAG TTTTCTTCTTGCCATGCGACATTTAGAAGATGAAATTTACAAAGTGGAGGAGGCACGCATAAAAGAGGAGAGAAACTTGCAGACGTTGATCGACAAGATTAAAGTTGCCATGGTGAAGCAGAGTCACTTAAAGAA AGCCATGGAGGTGCTGGAACAGAAGGCAGCTTGTCAGCAGCCAGAGACGGAGAAACGGACCAAAGATATCCACTTCATCCGCAGCAAAGCCAAGGAGTACAAggacaaaattaaacaaatgcaG ACCACGCTCCACACTTTGAAAGTGGATCCTTCCATTTATCACCACAGCCTTGTCAAGAGTTCAAAG GAGCTGGAAAAGTTACAGGAGGAGTTGTCTCCCTTACAAGTAAAACTGCAGACATACAGCAGTTTGCCTCCAGTAG